Proteins encoded by one window of Methyloterricola oryzae:
- a CDS encoding glycosyltransferase family protein — protein sequence MNRSSRPKILFYCQSLVGIGHLTSTLWLIRELLGHSDVDLIYGGQAVRVMPEHPGFRHLRLKTVLIDSATDALYAPDCELPMETVWAEREDAMLQFEQGPYAAVFLEFFPFGRRRLKKEILALLRRTKRGQADIPVFTFVREILVPAPPEAEQRMVQLAREHIHTIFVRGDPEIVRFEETFARTAEIQDILFYAGYVSPPPMPQHHDREKMILVSQGGGEIGRNVLEAAIRAAPLLPEYRFMVITSSRATDTEVAGLRALVESSNVEIVNFLSHFQDTLARAALSISLGGDNTLMDVISTRTPALAFPYPGNSEQALRIAKLAQRGFVFPLTPEDLIAERLVQKALDVMGRPYPDYTIRVNGAAAISQRVEAILNASRKEVQIHHSNRQHN from the coding sequence ATGAACCGCAGCAGTCGCCCCAAAATCCTGTTCTACTGCCAGAGCCTAGTGGGTATCGGGCATCTGACCAGCACCCTATGGCTCATACGCGAACTCCTTGGGCACTCGGACGTCGACCTGATCTACGGCGGCCAGGCCGTGCGGGTCATGCCGGAGCATCCGGGTTTCCGCCACCTGCGCCTGAAAACGGTGTTGATCGACAGCGCGACGGACGCGCTTTATGCCCCCGATTGCGAACTGCCCATGGAAACCGTATGGGCAGAACGGGAAGACGCCATGCTGCAGTTTGAGCAAGGCCCTTATGCCGCGGTGTTCCTCGAATTTTTTCCGTTCGGCCGAAGACGCCTGAAGAAGGAAATCCTGGCCCTACTGCGCCGAACGAAGCGCGGCCAGGCGGATATTCCGGTCTTCACCTTTGTCCGCGAGATCCTGGTTCCGGCACCGCCCGAGGCAGAACAGCGGATGGTGCAACTGGCGCGGGAACACATTCACACGATCTTCGTGCGCGGCGATCCCGAGATCGTCCGCTTCGAGGAAACATTCGCGCGCACGGCGGAGATCCAGGATATCCTCTTTTACGCGGGTTATGTGAGCCCGCCGCCGATGCCGCAGCATCATGATCGTGAAAAGATGATCCTCGTCAGCCAAGGCGGCGGGGAAATCGGGCGCAACGTGCTGGAAGCCGCGATCCGCGCAGCTCCTCTGCTGCCCGAGTACCGCTTTATGGTCATTACCAGTTCCCGCGCGACGGATACGGAGGTCGCCGGCTTGCGCGCGCTGGTGGAAAGCTCGAACGTGGAAATCGTGAACTTCCTGAGCCATTTTCAGGACACCCTGGCGCGGGCCGCACTCTCCATCAGCCTGGGCGGTGACAACACCCTGATGGACGTCATCAGCACCCGCACGCCGGCGCTAGCCTTTCCCTATCCCGGCAATTCCGAGCAAGCCCTGCGGATCGCCAAACTCGCGCAACGGGGGTTCGTGTTTCCCCTGACCCCGGAGGACTTGATTGCCGAAAGGCTGGTGCAGAAAGCGCTGGACGTCATGGGCCGGCCCTATCCCGATTACACTATTCGGGTGAACGGCGCCGCTGCCATCAGCCAAAGGGTCGAGGCCATCCTGAATGCCTCCCGAAAGGAAGTACAGATTCACCATTCAAACAGACAACACAACTGA
- the tviB gene encoding Vi polysaccharide biosynthesis UDP-N-acetylglucosamine C-6 dehydrogenase TviB: MNALANTKIGMIGLGYVGLPLAVEFGKHIDIVGLDINVQRVTELKAGFDRSLECSSEELKASPRLRFTSDPEDLRGCNVYIVTVPTPIDDHKRPDLTPLVKASETVGKVLTQGDIVIYESTVYPGATEEVCVPILEAQSGLTYNQGFYCGYSPERINPGDKEHRVVNIKKVTSGSTPEVAEFVDALYRQVITAGTHKASSIRVAEAAKVIENTQRDVNIALINELAILFHKLGLNTLEVLEAAGSKWNFLPFRPGLVGGHCIGVDPYYLTHKAQEIGHHPEMILAGRRTNDGMGAHVVQRVVKLMNRKRIHVCQSRVLILGLTFKENCPDIRNTRVIDIVRELEGYSAQVDVYDPWADAAECQHEYGIELVKELAEGCYDAIILAVGHQQFKDMGAAGIRALGKPDAVLFDVKYVLPVEAVDEYL, from the coding sequence ATGAACGCACTCGCAAACACCAAAATCGGGATGATCGGCCTGGGCTACGTCGGCCTGCCACTGGCCGTCGAATTCGGCAAGCACATCGATATCGTGGGTCTGGATATCAATGTCCAGCGTGTCACGGAACTCAAGGCCGGGTTCGATCGCTCTCTGGAATGTTCCAGCGAGGAACTGAAGGCGTCGCCCCGGCTGCGTTTCACCTCCGACCCGGAAGACCTGCGCGGCTGCAACGTCTACATCGTCACCGTGCCGACACCCATCGACGACCACAAGCGCCCCGATCTGACGCCCTTGGTCAAGGCCAGCGAAACGGTGGGTAAGGTCCTGACGCAGGGCGATATCGTCATCTACGAATCCACCGTCTACCCTGGCGCCACCGAGGAGGTATGTGTGCCCATTCTGGAGGCGCAGTCCGGCCTTACCTACAACCAGGGTTTCTACTGCGGCTACAGCCCGGAACGCATCAATCCCGGCGACAAGGAACATCGGGTGGTGAACATCAAGAAAGTCACCTCCGGCTCCACGCCCGAGGTGGCTGAATTTGTCGATGCCCTGTACCGCCAGGTGATTACCGCCGGCACCCACAAGGCCAGCAGCATTCGGGTCGCGGAAGCGGCCAAGGTGATCGAGAACACCCAGCGCGACGTCAATATCGCCCTGATCAACGAACTCGCCATCCTCTTTCACAAACTAGGCCTGAACACCCTCGAAGTGCTGGAGGCCGCGGGTTCCAAATGGAATTTCCTGCCGTTCCGGCCGGGTCTGGTAGGCGGGCACTGCATCGGCGTCGACCCCTACTATCTCACCCACAAGGCCCAGGAGATCGGACACCATCCGGAAATGATTCTGGCCGGCCGGCGGACCAACGACGGCATGGGGGCCCATGTGGTGCAGCGCGTGGTGAAACTCATGAACCGCAAGCGAATTCACGTGTGCCAGTCACGGGTGCTGATCCTGGGCCTCACCTTCAAGGAGAACTGCCCGGATATCCGCAATACCCGCGTGATCGACATTGTTCGTGAACTCGAGGGGTATAGTGCTCAGGTTGACGTGTACGATCCCTGGGCGGATGCCGCCGAATGCCAGCATGAATACGGCATCGAACTGGTGAAAGAACTGGCAGAGGGCTGCTACGACGCCATTATCCTCGCCGTGGGGCATCAGCAGTTCAAGGACATGGGTGCCGCAGGCATCCGGGCTCTGGGCAAACCGGACGCTGTCCTGTTCGACGTCAAATATGTGCTGCCCGTGGAGGCGGTGGACGAGTATCTGTAG
- a CDS encoding PKD domain-containing protein — protein MFKPRPLHSVATACASTAPALWLLSTCLLAAPYVASAAAQPLTGLSVEDAREALTGKNYVMQSDSDGAVQSVVVSGENGSGQNAHLAALPEWIAQSTADSGMPQKPRVQLKENLQGQAAIEALGAELAAVAAAHGWSTDRLKEILLTDSSAWIDTSGRVYYVEEAQTKPLPEKATGAVAPLKAGAAEPLDLAKTFLLHSKPGSNRVIYLDFNGHTVAGTAWNTSYGLSQINAPAFDLDGNASAFNDTELARIQAIWQRVSEDYAPFDVDVTTEEPAAAALDRSSAGDLAYGTRAVITRSVLNCGCGGVAYVGAFDFASTAYKPAWVFYDALGNGHEKYVAEAISHEVGHNLGLSHDGTSTVAYYQGHGAGTAGWAPIMGVGYYRELTQWSRGEYPGANNKEDDFAIIQSHGAVVQPDEAGDSTATAAPLGSGSAGTFQVSKAGTIQRQTDVDYYVFATAGGQFSLAVAPAVSGANLDLGIALYASNGALIASANPATTLDASLAASLAAGTYYLRIDGTGKSASGSDYGYSDYGSLGRYKITGSYTAGTAQAPTAVITASPATGVAPLPVGFSSSGSKDDGTLVAYSWNFGDGTAASSEPNPQHTFTAAGTYTVTLTVRDDQGLTGSATTQVTVTAPVVATTLRVSQMALQMVGTRTNTWAYAYVVVLDGKGQAVPSATVQGKWTGMATANVSGVTNASGIATLASPVSSATKGTFTFTVTGITRSGYTYAPGTNSLSSISISR, from the coding sequence ATGTTTAAGCCAAGACCCTTACACTCGGTCGCTACCGCCTGCGCATCGACAGCGCCGGCCCTGTGGCTCCTGTCCACCTGCCTTCTCGCGGCACCGTATGTCGCAAGCGCCGCCGCGCAGCCTCTGACGGGACTTTCGGTCGAAGATGCCAGAGAAGCCCTGACCGGCAAGAATTATGTGATGCAATCCGATTCCGACGGCGCAGTGCAGTCCGTGGTGGTTTCCGGTGAGAACGGTTCGGGCCAAAACGCCCACCTCGCCGCCTTGCCTGAATGGATTGCCCAAAGCACAGCCGATTCAGGCATGCCCCAGAAGCCAAGGGTTCAGCTCAAGGAGAACCTGCAGGGACAGGCCGCCATCGAAGCCTTGGGCGCCGAATTGGCCGCCGTGGCCGCTGCCCATGGCTGGTCCACCGACCGGCTGAAGGAAATCCTGCTGACCGACTCGAGCGCGTGGATCGACACCAGCGGCCGCGTCTACTACGTGGAAGAGGCGCAGACCAAGCCCCTGCCGGAGAAGGCCACCGGGGCGGTTGCCCCACTGAAGGCCGGCGCAGCCGAACCGCTGGACCTGGCCAAGACTTTTCTGTTGCATAGCAAGCCGGGCTCAAACCGGGTCATCTATCTGGACTTCAATGGACACACCGTAGCCGGAACGGCCTGGAACACGTCGTATGGGTTGTCGCAGATCAACGCACCGGCTTTCGATCTGGACGGCAACGCATCCGCCTTCAACGACACCGAACTAGCGCGCATCCAGGCGATCTGGCAGCGCGTGTCCGAGGACTACGCGCCCTTTGATGTGGACGTGACAACCGAGGAACCTGCCGCCGCCGCGCTGGACCGCAGCTCGGCCGGCGACCTGGCTTATGGCACACGGGCGGTGATTACACGCAGCGTCTTGAATTGCGGCTGTGGCGGCGTCGCCTACGTGGGCGCGTTCGACTTTGCCAGCACCGCCTACAAGCCAGCCTGGGTCTTCTATGACGCGCTTGGCAACGGACACGAGAAATACGTGGCCGAAGCCATTTCCCATGAGGTGGGCCACAATCTCGGGCTCAGCCATGACGGCACTAGCACCGTCGCCTACTACCAGGGACATGGCGCCGGCACCGCCGGCTGGGCCCCAATAATGGGCGTCGGGTACTACAGAGAACTGACGCAATGGAGCCGAGGCGAATACCCGGGCGCGAACAACAAGGAGGATGACTTTGCGATCATTCAGTCCCATGGCGCGGTAGTTCAACCCGATGAGGCCGGCGACAGCACCGCCACCGCCGCGCCTCTGGGAAGCGGCAGTGCGGGCACGTTCCAGGTATCGAAAGCCGGCACCATCCAGCGTCAAACCGATGTCGATTATTATGTGTTCGCCACCGCCGGCGGGCAGTTCAGCCTCGCCGTTGCACCGGCCGTTTCGGGTGCCAACCTGGATCTTGGCATCGCGCTGTATGCGTCCAACGGGGCGCTGATTGCCAGCGCCAACCCGGCGACCACCCTGGATGCCAGCCTGGCCGCTTCCCTGGCCGCCGGCACCTATTACTTACGGATCGACGGGACCGGAAAGTCAGCGAGCGGCAGTGATTACGGCTACTCCGACTACGGCAGTCTGGGCCGTTACAAGATTACCGGCAGCTACACCGCCGGCACGGCACAAGCACCGACCGCCGTCATTACGGCCTCGCCCGCCACGGGTGTCGCGCCTCTGCCCGTCGGATTCTCCAGCAGCGGCTCGAAGGATGATGGAACCCTGGTCGCCTACAGTTGGAACTTTGGCGATGGTACGGCTGCTTCAAGCGAACCCAATCCTCAACATACGTTCACCGCTGCCGGCACCTATACCGTGACCTTGACCGTGAGGGACGACCAGGGCCTGACGGGCAGTGCAACAACCCAGGTCACCGTAACTGCACCGGTCGTGGCCACCACCCTCCGTGTCAGCCAGATGGCGCTGCAGATGGTGGGAACGCGCACGAATACCTGGGCCTATGCCTACGTGGTGGTCCTGGACGGCAAGGGTCAAGCGGTGCCCAGTGCCACGGTCCAGGGCAAATGGACCGGCATGGCGACGGCAAACGTGTCCGGTGTTACCAATGCGTCCGGCATCGCGACCCTGGCATCGCCGGTTTCCTCGGCAACCAAGGGCACGTTCACCTTCACCGTGACCGGCATCACCCGCTCTGGGTACACCTATGCGCCCGGCACCAATTCACTGAGTTCCATCAGCATTTCCCGCTAA
- a CDS encoding aldolase, with the protein MTESEWNLRVDLAAAFHLAVKYELHEGIANHFSAMLPDGQHFLVNPFGLHFAELTASNLIVCDLQGRVTRGEGAPAASAHHIHAPIHRLVPRARVLLHTHQPHATAISMIAEGRLEWALHTSCRFHGRVAYDRDYDGVALADTVGERMAAVLGDAEVLFLGNHGVMTVAPTVAQAFDDLYFLERAAQTQLLAMSSGQPLAMLDEDLIQQVAAQTRYERFELGYIERHFAAQKRLLDQDGGLYKQ; encoded by the coding sequence ATGACAGAAAGCGAATGGAACCTGCGTGTCGACTTGGCCGCGGCCTTTCATCTGGCCGTGAAATATGAACTTCACGAGGGTATCGCCAACCATTTCTCGGCGATGCTGCCCGACGGCCAGCACTTCCTGGTCAACCCCTTTGGGCTGCACTTCGCGGAGCTCACCGCTTCAAACCTGATCGTCTGCGATCTGCAAGGCCGGGTAACGCGCGGCGAAGGTGCGCCGGCCGCCTCGGCACACCATATACACGCGCCCATACACCGATTGGTACCCCGCGCGCGCGTGCTGCTGCACACCCATCAGCCCCATGCAACGGCCATCAGCATGATCGCGGAGGGGCGGCTGGAATGGGCCCTGCACACCAGTTGCCGCTTCCACGGCCGCGTCGCCTACGACCGGGACTATGACGGCGTTGCCCTGGCGGATACGGTGGGTGAACGCATGGCCGCAGTGCTTGGCGATGCCGAGGTCCTGTTTCTCGGCAACCACGGCGTGATGACCGTCGCGCCCACGGTTGCGCAGGCTTTCGACGACCTATATTTTCTGGAACGTGCCGCGCAGACGCAGTTGCTGGCGATGTCCAGTGGACAGCCATTGGCCATGCTCGATGAGGATTTGATACAACAGGTAGCTGCCCAGACCCGTTACGAACGTTTCGAATTGGGCTATATCGAACGCCATTTCGCTGCCCAGAAGCGCCTTCTGGACCAGGACGGCGGCCTGTACAAGCAATGA
- a CDS encoding FABP family protein, with protein MSDKLMDDIYTEPADVDPDTLRNLGPLTPLAGVWEGLRGTDVHPDAEGPVEDTYLERYDLQPIDPQTNGPQLLYGLRYHVHVTRPGAIETFHDQVGYWLWEPATERVIQTLAIPRGQIAMAAGHSKPDARRFDLSCDAESPYWGTCSNPFLHQAFRTVRFTITVIVHDDGTWSYEQDTVLRIQGRDDEFHHTDRNTLRRIAAPTPNPLMRNPG; from the coding sequence ATGTCGGATAAGTTAATGGATGATATCTACACCGAGCCTGCCGACGTCGATCCGGACACCCTTCGCAATCTGGGTCCCCTGACCCCGCTAGCCGGCGTGTGGGAGGGCTTGCGCGGTACCGATGTCCATCCGGATGCGGAAGGTCCTGTCGAGGACACCTATCTCGAACGTTACGACTTGCAACCCATCGATCCGCAAACCAACGGACCACAGCTACTCTATGGTCTGCGCTACCACGTACACGTCACCCGGCCTGGCGCGATCGAGACGTTTCACGACCAGGTCGGCTATTGGTTGTGGGAGCCCGCCACTGAACGCGTGATCCAGACCCTGGCCATACCCCGCGGCCAGATTGCGATGGCGGCGGGCCACAGCAAGCCGGATGCCCGGCGCTTCGACCTGAGTTGCGATGCCGAATCCCCCTACTGGGGCACCTGTTCCAACCCGTTCCTGCACCAGGCATTCCGGACCGTGCGATTCACGATCACGGTAATCGTCCACGACGACGGAACCTGGTCGTACGAACAGGACACGGTACTGCGGATACAGGGCCGCGACGATGAGTTCCATCACACCGACCGCAACACCTTGCGCCGCATCGCAGCCCCGACGCCGAACCCACTGATGCGCAACCCGGGATGA
- a CDS encoding CinA family nicotinamide mononucleotide deamidase-related protein, with protein sequence MTGKTSLSAAILTIGTELTRGELINSNAAWLAGELIALGFEVAEHLTVDDDIGHIEEAVRSLAARSDVLVSTGGLGPTTDDLTTEAFARALGVGLVLDPGSLRSIQAFFASRGRSMSPSNEKQAFFPAGAEVLANAMGTAPGFAARMGRCRMFVMPGVPREMRHLFSEQVSPRIAGLAPRNGHQVHLRTFGMPESELGERLSGVEQMFLGVTLGYRAHFPEIEVKVLARAEDEFAAVSLAQRAADEVRQRLGDIVFGGRDDSFIAVTTRPVVLNQLGLAVADTCTGGQVGALFASVPGNPQQLRLQVTGPADGALATLLGLDPAILAESRGVSAALAMDMARAALGVSGADLALAVNGVAESGGDDQAPAAGIIFIGCVAAGGTHALKHFDLRGSPPERIRTSIAYHALRLLQQVTLGTST encoded by the coding sequence ATGACGGGAAAGACTTCACTTTCGGCGGCAATTCTCACGATCGGCACCGAGCTGACGCGCGGGGAGTTGATCAACAGTAACGCCGCCTGGCTGGCTGGTGAGCTCATAGCGCTGGGCTTCGAAGTGGCCGAGCACCTGACCGTGGATGATGATATCGGCCATATCGAAGAGGCCGTGCGGAGCCTGGCGGCGAGGAGCGACGTACTGGTTTCCACCGGGGGTCTTGGCCCCACCACCGATGACCTCACCACGGAGGCATTCGCGCGGGCCTTGGGTGTCGGGCTGGTGCTCGATCCAGGATCCTTGCGAAGCATCCAGGCCTTTTTCGCCTCGCGCGGCCGGAGCATGTCCCCGAGCAACGAGAAACAGGCCTTTTTCCCGGCGGGTGCCGAGGTGCTGGCCAATGCCATGGGCACCGCCCCGGGTTTCGCCGCGCGGATGGGGCGGTGCCGTATGTTCGTGATGCCGGGCGTGCCGCGCGAGATGCGCCACCTTTTCAGCGAGCAGGTTTCCCCGCGTATCGCGGGCCTGGCCCCGCGCAACGGTCATCAGGTGCACCTGCGCACATTCGGCATGCCGGAATCGGAGTTGGGGGAGCGGCTGTCGGGCGTCGAGCAGATGTTTCTCGGCGTGACCTTGGGGTACCGGGCACATTTTCCCGAAATTGAAGTCAAGGTACTGGCGCGCGCGGAAGACGAATTCGCCGCGGTAAGCCTCGCGCAGCGGGCCGCCGATGAAGTGCGCCAGCGTCTCGGGGACATCGTGTTCGGCGGGCGCGATGACAGCTTTATCGCCGTCACGACGCGACCTGTCGTGCTGAATCAACTCGGACTGGCGGTGGCGGACACGTGCACCGGCGGGCAGGTTGGAGCGCTCTTCGCTAGTGTGCCGGGAAATCCGCAGCAACTGCGGCTGCAGGTGACCGGTCCCGCCGACGGAGCTTTGGCAACCCTGCTTGGGCTGGATCCGGCGATACTGGCGGAGTCGCGCGGAGTGAGCGCAGCCTTGGCGATGGACATGGCGCGGGCGGCGCTGGGCGTGTCCGGCGCCGATCTTGCCCTGGCGGTGAACGGCGTCGCGGAATCAGGCGGAGACGATCAGGCGCCGGCGGCGGGTATCATCTTCATCGGGTGTGTCGCCGCAGGCGGAACCCATGCCCTCAAGCACTTCGATTTACGGGGCAGTCCACCGGAGCGGATTAGGACCAGTATCGCCTACCACGCGCTGCGCTTGCTGCAGCAGGTGACGCTGGGCACGAGCACCTGA
- a CDS encoding YkgJ family cysteine cluster protein, which translates to MQLHADIETRVAAIQGQYTDWPCRLGCDGCCKNLAAIPELSAPEWGLLREGLAALPADELNDLAGQLDALAQNPATPIQCPLLDRSNGACRVYAHRPLACRSYGFYLERGVGLYCKAIETRVDCGDFSEVIWGNQEALDRRSREWGVRHTLTEWFNAWLAAGFLGIPPDSSPMT; encoded by the coding sequence ATGCAGCTCCACGCCGACATCGAAACCCGGGTCGCCGCGATTCAAGGCCAGTATACCGATTGGCCCTGCCGGCTAGGCTGCGATGGCTGCTGTAAAAATCTTGCCGCAATCCCCGAACTCAGCGCGCCCGAGTGGGGCTTACTGCGCGAGGGCCTGGCGGCCTTGCCGGCAGATGAGCTGAATGACCTGGCTGGGCAGCTCGACGCGCTGGCGCAGAACCCGGCCACCCCCATCCAGTGTCCCCTGCTTGACCGCAGCAATGGAGCTTGCCGCGTCTATGCCCACCGGCCTTTGGCCTGCCGCAGTTACGGGTTCTATTTGGAGCGAGGCGTCGGACTTTATTGCAAGGCGATCGAGACGCGCGTGGATTGCGGCGATTTCTCCGAGGTCATCTGGGGAAACCAGGAAGCCCTTGACCGGCGCAGCAGGGAATGGGGCGTGCGCCACACGCTCACGGAGTGGTTCAACGCCTGGCTGGCGGCCGGTTTTTTGGGCATCCCGCCGGATTCGTCGCCGATGACGTGA
- a CDS encoding DUF2721 domain-containing protein: MSETIVSNVAHVIQLAVAPVFLLSGIGAMLNVFVNRLSRVVDRARALEAALPELSESARNGAELELQSLTRRASRVNWATFLSVASAILIALIVGVLFAGAVLALDTSILVVVLFVLAMGTLIAGLLCFLGEMHLATKTLHISVKSYRQADRASKADDRGA, translated from the coding sequence ATGAGCGAGACCATCGTCTCCAACGTCGCCCATGTCATTCAATTGGCGGTCGCGCCGGTGTTTCTGCTGTCCGGCATCGGCGCCATGCTGAACGTCTTCGTCAATCGGCTGAGCCGGGTCGTCGACCGGGCTCGTGCGCTGGAAGCTGCACTGCCCGAATTATCGGAATCGGCACGCAACGGCGCGGAATTGGAACTCCAGTCACTCACGCGCCGAGCCAGCCGGGTCAACTGGGCGACGTTCCTGAGCGTAGCCAGCGCAATCCTCATCGCCCTGATCGTGGGGGTCTTGTTCGCGGGCGCGGTCCTGGCCCTGGACACATCGATCCTCGTGGTCGTGCTGTTCGTGCTGGCCATGGGCACCCTCATCGCCGGACTGCTGTGCTTCCTGGGGGAAATGCATCTGGCCACCAAGACCTTGCACATCAGCGTCAAGTCGTACCGGCAAGCGGATCGTGCTTCCAAGGCCGACGACAGGGGCGCATGA
- a CDS encoding lysozyme inhibitor LprI family protein has translation MKITVQRLCLASFPILALLGFARDSAAASFDCGQAKARLDRLICANAGLSRLDENLSLEYRKALTRSPDAAQIKSEQRTWLKSRNSCQDTACLEQAYRSRIAALLPSPDSTPAPAPQKPASARPYQGQGDPEVGQNENGAPTFVVSASIQGHDQTRLSTDKGDFYFAPWLSGLRLSALQSMAEGLRGQRARITYSKSETKDSGSPCWVEAIARNIGFLEKRGKE, from the coding sequence TTGAAGATCACCGTACAGAGGCTCTGCCTTGCAAGCTTTCCGATCCTCGCGCTGTTGGGGTTCGCCCGTGATTCCGCCGCCGCCAGCTTCGACTGCGGCCAGGCGAAAGCCCGCCTGGACCGGCTGATCTGCGCCAATGCCGGCCTATCCCGCCTGGATGAGAACCTCAGCCTGGAATACCGCAAAGCACTGACGCGATCGCCTGATGCAGCGCAAATAAAGTCCGAGCAGCGGACCTGGCTGAAATCCAGGAATAGTTGCCAGGACACTGCCTGCCTGGAACAGGCCTACCGCAGCCGCATCGCCGCCCTGCTCCCGTCGCCGGACTCAACGCCCGCACCCGCTCCGCAAAAACCCGCTTCTGCGCGGCCGTATCAGGGCCAGGGCGACCCGGAAGTGGGTCAGAACGAGAACGGGGCTCCGACATTTGTGGTATCGGCCAGCATCCAGGGCCACGACCAGACCCGGCTGAGTACCGACAAAGGCGACTTTTACTTCGCGCCGTGGCTGTCCGGTCTGCGCTTGAGCGCCTTGCAAAGCATGGCAGAGGGTTTGCGGGGGCAGCGTGCGCGCATTACCTACTCGAAGTCGGAAACCAAGGACAGCGGGAGCCCATGCTGGGTCGAGGCCATCGCGCGGAACATCGGCTTCCTGGAGAAGCGTGGGAAAGAATAG